A part of Paraliobacillus zengyii genomic DNA contains:
- the recA gene encoding recombinase RecA, translating into MSDRKQALDMALKQIEKQFGKGSVMKLGERPEQKVATVSSGSLALDVALGVGGYPRGRVIEIYGPESSGKTTVSLHAIAEAQREGGTAAFIDAEHALDPIYAKNLGVNIDELLLSQPDTGEQALEIAEALVRSGAVDMVVVDSVAALVPKAEIEGEMGDAHVGLQARLMSQALRKLSGAINKSRTTAIFINQIREKVGVMFGSPEVTPGGRALKFYASIRLDVRRAETLKQGNDMVGNRTRIKVVKNKVAPPFKQAEVDIMYGEGISREGEMLDMASEVDIVLKSGAWYSYNEERLGQGRENAKLFLKENRALADEIYQKARNHYGLGEKVEEVVAPVKEEKAKKDEKAKKEEKKEENKV; encoded by the coding sequence GTGAGCGATCGTAAACAAGCCTTAGATATGGCGTTAAAACAAATAGAAAAGCAATTTGGTAAAGGTTCCGTTATGAAATTAGGAGAACGTCCGGAACAAAAAGTTGCTACTGTGTCAAGTGGTTCTTTAGCTTTAGATGTAGCGTTAGGTGTTGGTGGATACCCAAGAGGAAGAGTTATTGAGATTTATGGACCAGAATCTTCAGGTAAAACAACTGTTTCCTTACATGCAATAGCTGAAGCACAACGAGAAGGCGGAACAGCTGCTTTTATTGATGCTGAGCATGCGTTAGATCCTATTTACGCTAAAAATTTAGGTGTTAACATAGATGAACTTCTTTTATCACAACCTGATACTGGTGAGCAAGCATTAGAAATTGCTGAGGCACTAGTTCGCAGTGGCGCTGTTGATATGGTAGTTGTTGATTCTGTAGCAGCGCTTGTACCAAAGGCTGAAATTGAAGGTGAAATGGGTGACGCACACGTTGGTTTACAAGCTCGTTTAATGTCTCAAGCATTACGTAAATTATCTGGTGCGATTAACAAATCAAGAACAACAGCTATTTTCATTAACCAAATCCGTGAAAAGGTTGGCGTTATGTTCGGTAGTCCTGAAGTAACACCAGGTGGTCGTGCCTTGAAGTTTTATGCATCGATTCGTTTAGATGTTCGTCGTGCTGAAACATTGAAACAAGGTAATGATATGGTTGGTAATAGAACAAGAATAAAGGTGGTAAAAAACAAAGTTGCTCCTCCGTTTAAACAAGCAGAAGTAGATATCATGTATGGAGAAGGTATCTCAAGAGAAGGTGAAATGCTTGATATGGCTTCAGAAGTAGATATCGTGCTAAAAAGTGGTGCATGGTACTCATATAATGAAGAGCGTCTTGGACAAGGTCGTGAGAATGCGAAACTATTTCTTAAAGAGAATCGCGCTTTAGCAGATGAAATCTATCAAAAAGCTAGAAATCATTATGGTTTAGGTGAAAAAGTAGAAGAAGTAGTAGCGCCTGTTAAAGAAGAAAAGGCTAAGAAAGACGAAAAAGCTAAAAAAGAAGAGAAAAAAGAAGAAAATAAAGTTTAA
- a CDS encoding competence/damage-inducible protein A: MQTYNAEIIGVGTELLLGQISNTNGQWISSQLADKGISVFYHQVVGDNLERVKTTFSAAADRSDLVLITGGLGPTDDDLTREAFQALTGKSLEENEEIIEKISGYFNRTNKQMSVNNRKQAQVFTDAVIIPNQEGTAPGMIVRYNKALFIFMPGVPREMKAMMTNFVLPYLKENLGLKTIIKSRMLKFIGISESQLETDVKQVIDKQDNPTIAPLATDGEVALRITAKADTESNADRMIEKTEAEIKATVGHYFYGYDNTTINHTVLRLLLEKKLTIAAAESLTGGRFADALVSIPGAGDVFQGSIVSYAASSKVDVLNIPEHVIEKEGVVSEACSYEMAMRVREKFDASIGISFTGVAGPDPSEGKEVGTVFISIVEKGKEVLTRSYYFPGERNTIRNRSVKKGMELLYKWLVS; encoded by the coding sequence ATGCAAACATACAATGCAGAAATTATAGGAGTAGGAACAGAACTATTATTAGGTCAAATTTCAAATACGAATGGACAGTGGATTTCTAGTCAACTAGCAGACAAGGGTATTAGTGTATTTTATCATCAGGTGGTTGGTGATAATTTAGAACGTGTTAAGACGACTTTTTCAGCTGCGGCTGACCGGTCTGATCTGGTTCTAATTACTGGTGGTCTTGGTCCAACGGATGATGATTTAACACGGGAAGCTTTTCAGGCATTAACAGGAAAATCGCTTGAAGAAAATGAAGAGATTATCGAAAAAATTTCCGGTTATTTCAATAGAACAAATAAACAAATGTCAGTTAATAACCGTAAACAAGCACAAGTGTTTACAGATGCGGTTATTATACCCAACCAGGAGGGAACTGCACCTGGAATGATTGTTAGGTATAATAAGGCACTGTTCATATTTATGCCTGGTGTACCAAGAGAAATGAAAGCGATGATGACTAATTTTGTTTTACCATATTTAAAAGAAAATTTAGGTTTGAAAACAATTATTAAATCTAGAATGCTAAAATTTATCGGTATTAGTGAATCACAATTAGAAACAGATGTGAAGCAAGTAATAGATAAACAAGACAATCCAACAATTGCCCCCTTAGCAACAGATGGTGAGGTAGCACTTCGGATTACAGCTAAAGCTGATACGGAATCAAATGCTGATCGAATGATCGAAAAAACGGAAGCAGAAATAAAGGCTACAGTCGGTCACTACTTTTATGGTTATGATAATACAACGATCAATCATACTGTTTTACGTCTATTATTAGAAAAGAAGTTAACGATCGCAGCAGCGGAAAGTTTAACAGGTGGTCGGTTTGCTGACGCGCTTGTTTCAATACCCGGGGCAGGAGACGTATTTCAAGGTAGTATTGTTAGTTATGCCGCGTCATCCAAGGTAGATGTATTAAACATACCTGAGCACGTAATAGAGAAAGAGGGCGTCGTAAGTGAAGCATGTTCTTATGAGATGGCCATGCGTGTTCGCGAGAAATTTGATGCATCAATTGGTATCAGTTTTACAGGCGTAGCTGGACCAGATCCTTCAGAAGGAAAAGAAGTAGGAACGGTGTTCATTAGTATTGTGGAGAAAGGTAAAGAAGTACTAACGAGATCGTACTATTTTCCTGGAGAAAGAAATACCATTCGAAATAGATCAGTAAAAAAAGGTATGGAATTATTATATAAGTGGTTAGTCAGTTAA
- the yfmF gene encoding EF-P 5-aminopentanol modification-associated protein YfmF, whose amino-acid sequence MTFVTEDVTEQQGYNLHVLQSKKFKTIHLTVKLKSPLNRENITERALLPFVLQQGTNKYPTSSLFRRALDDLFGATLSIDSAKKGNDHVMSFRMEIANQTYLSTEQNILEEALQFLSDVIYDSKMIKEAFDQTIVSREKQTLKQKINAVVDNKMSYANMRLIDKMCEGEAYSLHVHGYQEDLNRIDEKSLYTYYQQLLQEDQMDVYVLGDLENIDVNKLIPSYFNKKRNPKLIEIEHDQKEQSEPKEIIEEQAMQQGKLHLGYRTNITFRDDAYPALQIFNAIFGGFPSSKLFINVREKNSLAYYASSRFESHKGLLFVFSGIDPKDYAKAKGIIVEQMDAMVNGDFTEEQIEEAKKLVVNQWKETLDHPDGLVEILYHQVLAGAERSPDQFVKEINQVSKDNLLEVGQKIQLDTVYFLTAQGGNENA is encoded by the coding sequence ATGACTTTTGTCACAGAAGATGTAACAGAGCAACAAGGTTACAACTTACATGTTTTACAAAGTAAAAAATTTAAAACAATTCACCTTACAGTGAAATTAAAATCACCATTAAATCGTGAAAATATCACAGAAAGAGCTTTGCTTCCTTTTGTATTGCAACAAGGAACGAATAAGTATCCAACATCAAGTCTATTTCGTAGGGCATTAGATGACCTATTTGGCGCAACCTTGTCTATTGATAGTGCCAAAAAAGGAAATGATCATGTTATGAGTTTCAGGATGGAGATAGCAAATCAAACATACTTATCGACGGAGCAAAACATTCTTGAGGAAGCGTTACAGTTCTTAAGTGATGTCATTTATGATTCCAAAATGATAAAGGAAGCATTCGATCAAACAATTGTCAGTAGAGAAAAACAAACATTGAAACAAAAAATAAATGCAGTAGTTGATAATAAAATGAGCTATGCGAACATGCGTTTAATTGATAAAATGTGTGAGGGAGAAGCTTATAGTCTACATGTGCATGGTTATCAGGAGGATTTAAATCGGATAGATGAAAAAAGTTTATATACTTACTATCAACAACTACTACAAGAAGATCAAATGGATGTTTATGTGTTGGGTGACTTAGAAAATATTGATGTAAATAAATTAATTCCGTCTTATTTCAATAAAAAAAGAAATCCAAAGCTTATTGAAATTGAGCACGATCAAAAAGAACAAAGTGAGCCTAAGGAAATTATTGAAGAGCAAGCGATGCAACAAGGCAAATTACATTTAGGATATAGAACAAACATAACCTTTCGTGATGATGCGTACCCTGCACTCCAAATATTCAATGCTATTTTTGGAGGTTTTCCAAGTTCGAAGTTATTTATTAATGTGCGCGAGAAAAATAGCTTAGCTTACTATGCATCCTCTCGTTTTGAAAGTCATAAAGGTTTATTATTTGTTTTTAGTGGAATTGATCCAAAAGACTACGCAAAAGCAAAAGGGATTATAGTGGAACAAATGGATGCAATGGTTAATGGTGATTTTACTGAAGAACAGATAGAGGAAGCAAAAAAATTAGTTGTTAACCAGTGGAAAGAAACGTTAGATCATCCAGATGGTTTAGTAGAAATATTATATCATCAAGTGTTGGCAGGAGCGGAACGATCACCAGATCAATTTGTTAAAGAGATTAACCAAGTTTCTAAGGATAACCTTTTGGAAGTTGGCCAAAAGATCCAGTTAGATACCGTCTACTTTCTAACAGCACAAGGGGGTAACGAAAATGCATAA
- a CDS encoding helix-turn-helix domain-containing protein translates to MEIGLKLKEAREAKGLSLDDLQKKTKIQPRYLKAIEKGDFSVMPGNFYIRAFIKEYAVAVDLNPDEVLTEFKHELPSAEEDTVEYTRIQRSRKNTPSTKTPAVFSLLPTVIAVLLIIGVAFVIWLFTSDYFSEDSSPTTENETSEQNGGDEVQLPAETEEEEPVEEETDENAEEDENASEAEDEETVDETTLELTEYANNESTYTLTNAGDSLELVFETDTANWLEVENDSGENFYESTFQATESPLELDLSGTEQIYLRFGEPTELSIMVNGVTLELSEDIGPAQIQRVWINVEQDTE, encoded by the coding sequence ATGGAAATTGGATTGAAATTAAAGGAAGCAAGAGAAGCGAAGGGTTTATCGTTAGATGACTTACAAAAAAAGACAAAGATTCAACCGCGGTATTTAAAAGCAATAGAAAAAGGCGACTTTTCTGTCATGCCTGGCAACTTTTATATTCGTGCGTTTATAAAGGAATATGCTGTTGCTGTTGATTTAAATCCTGACGAAGTACTGACTGAGTTTAAACATGAGCTACCTTCTGCTGAAGAGGATACAGTTGAATACACCCGTATTCAGCGTAGTCGAAAAAACACACCATCAACCAAAACACCGGCTGTCTTTTCATTATTGCCAACGGTGATTGCTGTATTGTTAATTATCGGTGTAGCTTTTGTAATTTGGTTATTCACCTCTGATTACTTTTCAGAAGATAGTTCACCAACAACAGAGAATGAAACAAGTGAGCAGAATGGTGGGGATGAGGTGCAATTACCTGCTGAAACAGAAGAAGAGGAGCCAGTAGAGGAAGAAACCGATGAAAATGCGGAAGAGGACGAAAATGCTAGTGAAGCGGAAGATGAAGAAACGGTAGACGAAACAACATTAGAGTTAACTGAGTATGCAAATAACGAATCTACTTATACCCTGACAAATGCGGGGGATAGTTTAGAATTAGTATTTGAAACAGATACAGCGAATTGGTTGGAAGTTGAAAATGATTCAGGTGAAAACTTTTATGAAAGTACATTCCAAGCAACAGAATCACCATTGGAACTGGATCTATCTGGAACAGAACAAATCTATTTGCGTTTTGGTGAACCAACAGAATTATCTATAATGGTTAATGGCGTCACATTAGAATTGTCAGAAGATATTGGTCCAGCTCAAATACAAAGAGTTTGGATTAATGTAGAACAGGATACAGAATAA
- the yfmH gene encoding EF-P 5-aminopentanol modification-associated protein YfmH has protein sequence MHKQTYDQLKETVYTETLNNGLRVFLLPKPEMTKTFGIFTTDYGSIDQSFTPINQKEHVTVPDGIAHFLEHKLFEKEDRDVFQDFTKRGASANAFTSFTKTAYLFSSTTEVENNIETLLDFVQDPYFSDQSVEKEKGIIAQEIQMYDDQPDWRSFFGTLKSMYHHHPVQTDIAGTVASIQDITKEDLYTCYQTFYHPANMVISVAGNFDPDQMMELIRSNQQAKTFSPLEKIERSFPDEPDTVANSKEVLEMPVSISKCMVGIKENAQKIDESFMEKDLLADMLLEHFYSKSGPFYQELYEKNLIDDSFSFESSREKNFAFSIIGGNTENPDELAEALKEQLMSWNDIKITEEDFVRMKRKKTGELLRGMNSLENMANQFTHYQLLGFDYFNLLPTTEKLTLEAANTFLNNWVHEMNVSVFQIVPEKG, from the coding sequence ATGCATAAACAAACATATGACCAATTAAAAGAAACGGTATATACAGAAACACTCAATAATGGTTTACGTGTCTTTTTATTACCTAAACCTGAAATGACCAAAACATTTGGTATTTTCACCACGGACTATGGATCAATTGATCAATCTTTTACACCGATTAATCAAAAGGAGCATGTAACGGTTCCAGATGGCATTGCTCATTTCTTAGAACATAAATTATTTGAAAAAGAAGATCGTGATGTTTTCCAAGATTTCACCAAACGTGGAGCATCCGCTAATGCATTTACTTCCTTTACAAAAACAGCTTATTTATTCTCTTCTACAACAGAAGTTGAAAATAATATAGAAACGTTATTGGACTTTGTTCAAGATCCTTATTTTTCAGATCAGTCAGTTGAAAAAGAAAAAGGAATTATTGCACAAGAAATTCAAATGTATGATGATCAACCAGATTGGCGTTCGTTTTTTGGAACACTAAAAAGTATGTATCATCATCATCCAGTTCAAACTGATATTGCTGGTACGGTTGCTTCGATACAAGATATTACAAAAGAAGATTTATATACCTGTTACCAGACGTTTTATCATCCAGCAAATATGGTTATATCGGTAGCAGGAAATTTTGACCCTGATCAAATGATGGAACTTATCCGTTCAAATCAACAGGCTAAAACATTTAGCCCATTAGAAAAGATTGAACGCTCATTTCCAGATGAACCTGATACAGTTGCTAATTCGAAGGAAGTATTGGAAATGCCTGTGTCAATCTCAAAATGTATGGTCGGTATTAAAGAGAACGCCCAAAAAATTGATGAGTCCTTTATGGAGAAAGACTTATTAGCTGACATGCTTTTAGAACATTTTTACTCGAAAAGTGGTCCTTTCTACCAAGAATTATATGAAAAGAATTTAATTGACGATAGTTTTTCTTTTGAATCTAGTCGAGAGAAGAATTTTGCATTCTCAATTATTGGAGGAAATACAGAAAATCCAGATGAATTAGCTGAAGCGTTGAAAGAGCAATTAATGAGTTGGAATGATATAAAGATAACGGAAGAAGATTTTGTTCGAATGAAGCGTAAAAAAACTGGTGAGTTGTTACGTGGTATGAATAGTTTGGAAAATATGGCGAACCAATTTACACATTATCAATTACTTGGTTTTGATTATTTTAATTTACTCCCTACTACGGAAAAGCTAACTTTAGAAGCAGCTAATACATTTCTAAATAATTGGGTACATGAAATGAATGTTTCTGTTTTTCAAATTGTCCCAGAAAAAGGTTGA
- the pgsA gene encoding CDP-diacylglycerol--glycerol-3-phosphate 3-phosphatidyltransferase yields the protein MNIPNRITLSRIFLIPVFIILLTVPFEWGSWTIGNQILPVVDFVAAMLFILASATDWVDGYYARKHNLITNLGKFLDPMADKLLVTAAFILLIEMEMVPAWIVIIIISREFAVTGLRLVAAGEGLVLAAGQMGKLKTVFQLAAISVLLLHNFPFSYIGFPFGSILLYVALALTVVSGVDYFIKNWHVMKGSK from the coding sequence ATGAACATTCCAAATCGCATTACATTGTCACGTATTTTTCTAATTCCGGTATTTATTATTTTATTAACCGTTCCTTTTGAGTGGGGAAGTTGGACGATTGGTAATCAAATCTTACCAGTTGTTGATTTTGTTGCAGCAATGCTATTTATTCTGGCTTCCGCTACAGATTGGGTGGATGGTTACTATGCTAGAAAACATAATCTTATTACAAACTTAGGAAAGTTTTTAGACCCTATGGCAGATAAATTATTAGTAACTGCCGCATTTATTTTATTAATAGAAATGGAAATGGTTCCGGCGTGGATTGTTATTATTATTATTAGTCGTGAGTTTGCTGTGACAGGATTGCGTTTGGTAGCAGCTGGGGAAGGACTTGTTTTAGCAGCAGGGCAAATGGGTAAATTAAAAACGGTATTTCAATTGGCAGCTATTTCCGTGTTATTGTTACATAACTTTCCTTTTTCTTATATAGGTTTTCCTTTTGGTTCCATTCTACTTTATGTAGCTTTAGCATTAACGGTAGTATCTGGCGTTGATTATTTCATTAAAAATTGGCATGTAATGAAAGGATCGAAGTAA
- a CDS encoding DUF3243 domain-containing protein, producing the protein MSVLDNFETWKDFLGDRLHQAEGQGISQNAISDLAYDIGDYLTNHVEPKNDQEAVIKELWNAADQKEQHAIANTMVKLVQSEGTDR; encoded by the coding sequence ATGTCAGTTCTAGATAATTTTGAAACATGGAAAGATTTTCTAGGTGATCGTTTACACCAAGCAGAGGGGCAAGGAATAAGCCAGAACGCCATCTCAGATCTGGCTTATGATATAGGTGATTATTTAACGAATCATGTAGAGCCTAAAAATGATCAAGAAGCTGTAATCAAAGAACTTTGGAATGCAGCAGATCAAAAAGAACAACATGCTATTGCAAATACAATGGTTAAGCTTGTGCAAAGTGAAGGTACAGATCGTTAA
- the rny gene encoding ribonuclease Y → MDILLVVISSLLTLIVGIVVGYLVRKSIAEKKISSAEELAKQIVEEGHRNAEVAKKEALLEAKDENHKIRQQADQDLRERRADLQKQENRLMQKEENLNRKDETLDKRELMLERKESSLAEKQQQIEVMESKVGAMLSEQQTELERISGYTTDQARQVILERVEKELSHESAVMIKESENRVKEESDKKAKEILSLAMQRCAADHVAETTVSVVNLPNDEMKGRIIGREGRNIRTLETLTGIDLIIDDTPEAVILSGFDPIRRETARIALEKLVQDGRIHPARIEEMVDKSRREVDEYIREVGEQSTFEVGVHGLHPDLVKIIGRLKYRTSYGQNVLKHSMEVAHLSGLLAAELGEDVTLAKRAGLLHDIGKAIDHEVEGSHVEIGKELAMKYKENEVVINSIASHHGDEEATSVISVLVAAADSLSAARPGARSETLENYIKRLEKLEEISESYAGVEKSFAIQAGREVRIMVKPDEIDDLESLRIAREIRKRIENELNYPGHIKVTVIRETRAVEYAK, encoded by the coding sequence ATGGATATATTACTAGTAGTCATCTCCAGTTTGCTTACCCTTATCGTCGGTATTGTTGTTGGTTATCTTGTTCGTAAATCTATTGCAGAAAAGAAGATTTCTAGTGCAGAAGAATTAGCGAAACAGATTGTTGAAGAAGGACATCGCAACGCGGAAGTAGCCAAGAAAGAGGCGCTTTTAGAAGCGAAAGATGAAAATCATAAAATTCGTCAACAAGCGGATCAAGATCTTCGTGAGAGAAGAGCTGATTTACAAAAACAAGAGAATCGTCTTATGCAAAAAGAAGAGAATTTGAACAGAAAAGATGAGACGCTTGATAAGCGTGAACTCATGTTAGAGAGAAAAGAAAGTTCGCTAGCAGAAAAACAACAACAAATTGAAGTAATGGAAAGCAAAGTGGGAGCTATGTTAAGCGAGCAACAAACAGAACTTGAAAGAATTTCTGGTTATACAACTGATCAGGCTAGACAAGTTATTCTAGAACGAGTAGAAAAAGAGCTAAGTCATGAATCAGCGGTCATGATTAAAGAATCTGAGAATCGTGTCAAAGAGGAATCGGATAAAAAAGCAAAAGAGATATTATCACTCGCTATGCAACGTTGTGCGGCAGATCATGTGGCTGAAACAACTGTGTCTGTTGTTAATCTTCCAAATGATGAAATGAAAGGTCGAATAATAGGACGTGAAGGACGTAATATTCGTACACTTGAAACATTAACTGGTATTGATTTAATTATAGATGACACACCTGAGGCTGTTATTTTATCTGGTTTTGATCCAATTAGAAGAGAAACGGCACGAATTGCTTTAGAAAAACTAGTACAAGATGGGCGTATTCACCCAGCACGTATTGAAGAAATGGTTGATAAATCAAGACGTGAGGTAGATGAATATATTCGCGAAGTTGGCGAACAATCTACTTTTGAAGTTGGCGTACATGGTCTACACCCTGATTTAGTTAAAATTATTGGTAGATTGAAATATCGTACGAGTTATGGTCAGAATGTATTGAAACACTCTATGGAAGTGGCGCACCTTTCTGGTCTGCTTGCTGCGGAACTTGGAGAAGATGTAACACTTGCAAAAAGAGCTGGTCTACTTCATGATATCGGAAAAGCGATTGACCATGAAGTTGAAGGAAGCCACGTAGAAATAGGTAAAGAATTAGCTATGAAATATAAAGAAAATGAAGTTGTTATTAATTCAATTGCTTCTCACCATGGTGATGAAGAAGCAACTTCTGTTATTTCAGTACTTGTAGCTGCAGCAGATTCTTTATCTGCCGCTAGACCTGGTGCACGTAGCGAAACATTAGAGAATTACATTAAGCGCTTAGAAAAACTAGAAGAGATTTCAGAATCTTATGCTGGGGTAGAAAAATCGTTTGCTATTCAAGCAGGGCGAGAAGTGAGAATCATGGTGAAGCCTGATGAAATTGATGATTTAGAATCATTGCGCATTGCGAGAGAGATTCGTAAACGTATAGAGAATGAACTCAATTATCCAGGACACATAAAAGTAACCGTAATTCGAGAAACAAGAGCAGTAGAATATGCAAAATAA
- the ymfI gene encoding elongation factor P 5-aminopentanone reductase: MKKHCLILGASGSIGSAIAMRLVKEGYTLSLHFNQDHQSIRKMVQAFPDEVVLEVIQADLSNKEGIDMFLEKLTLSPTHIAFASGQAHYGLLQDTPSDVMDSLYHVHVKAMWKITQACLPSMIEKRNGNIIVISSIWAEMGASFEVIYSSVKGAQNSFVKAVAQEIAGTAIRINAVSPGFIDTKMNQQLTEVEKQSVIDNIPANRAGKPEEVAELVCFLFDDQKSSYINGENIKISGGW; encoded by the coding sequence ATGAAAAAGCATTGCCTTATTCTAGGCGCTAGTGGATCAATTGGATCTGCGATTGCGATGCGTTTAGTTAAAGAAGGGTATACATTATCCTTACATTTTAACCAAGATCATCAGTCCATCAGAAAAATGGTTCAAGCGTTTCCAGATGAAGTAGTATTAGAAGTAATTCAAGCTGACTTAAGTAATAAAGAGGGAATTGACATGTTTCTTGAAAAATTAACTCTATCGCCTACACATATTGCTTTTGCCAGTGGTCAAGCGCATTACGGGTTACTGCAAGATACACCATCTGATGTGATGGATAGCTTATACCATGTACATGTGAAAGCAATGTGGAAGATTACGCAAGCATGCTTACCTTCGATGATTGAGAAGCGAAATGGTAACATTATTGTCATTTCATCCATTTGGGCAGAGATGGGTGCAAGTTTTGAAGTGATTTATTCATCTGTTAAAGGTGCACAGAACAGTTTTGTTAAGGCGGTTGCACAAGAAATTGCAGGGACTGCTATTCGAATTAATGCAGTTAGTCCTGGGTTTATTGATACAAAGATGAATCAACAACTTACAGAAGTTGAGAAACAATCGGTCATTGACAACATTCCAGCAAATAGAGCAGGAAAGCCAGAAGAGGTAGCTGAACTTGTTTGTTTTTTATTTGACGATCAAAAGTCTTCCTACATTAATGGTGAAAACATAAAAATATCTGGTGGCTGGTAA
- a CDS encoding ABC transporter permease, with translation MAFIDSLQSIIPIALFYSAPLIFTALGGVVSERSGVVNIGLEGLMVMGAFVGIVFNLTFADVFGAATPWISIIAAAVVGGIFALLHAVASITFRADQVVSGVAINFLAVGLGVFLTKQWYGKGQTDMVQQPFYSKSVPILSEIPVIGEMFFARAYYTSYLAIFLAFVGWFVLYKTTFGLRLRSVGEHPMAADTNGINVYKMRYIAVILSGALGGLGGAVFALTIALNFSGSTIVGQGFMALAAVIFGKWHPLGALGAALFFGFAQSLSVSGLPILDNVPDVYLTIAPYLLTILALAGFIGRAEAPKASGDPYIKGSR, from the coding sequence ATGGCATTTATTGATTCGCTACAATCAATTATACCAATCGCCTTGTTTTATTCTGCTCCTCTTATCTTCACTGCACTTGGTGGTGTCGTTAGTGAACGTTCAGGTGTTGTAAACATTGGTTTAGAAGGTCTAATGGTAATGGGTGCGTTTGTTGGAATTGTATTCAACTTAACCTTTGCAGATGTATTTGGTGCTGCTACACCTTGGATTTCGATTATTGCTGCGGCTGTAGTCGGAGGGATTTTCGCTTTATTACATGCTGTAGCTTCTATTACATTCCGTGCTGATCAAGTTGTTAGTGGTGTTGCAATTAACTTTTTAGCAGTTGGACTTGGTGTATTTTTAACGAAACAGTGGTATGGAAAAGGACAAACGGATATGGTACAACAACCATTTTATTCTAAATCCGTTCCGATCCTTTCAGAAATTCCAGTTATAGGAGAAATGTTTTTTGCTAGAGCATATTACACTTCTTACTTAGCTATTTTCCTTGCCTTTGTTGGCTGGTTTGTTTTGTATAAAACAACGTTTGGATTACGCCTTCGGTCAGTTGGAGAGCATCCGATGGCAGCTGATACAAATGGAATAAACGTTTATAAAATGCGGTATATTGCTGTTATCTTATCAGGTGCATTAGGTGGTCTAGGTGGGGCTGTATTCGCACTCACTATTGCGTTAAATTTCTCTGGATCAACGATTGTAGGTCAAGGGTTTATGGCGTTAGCAGCTGTTATTTTTGGGAAATGGCACCCACTTGGTGCTTTAGGTGCAGCTTTATTCTTCGGTTTTGCACAAAGTTTAAGTGTCTCAGGTCTTCCAATATTAGATAATGTACCTGATGTTTATTTAACTATTGCACCATACTTATTAACTATTCTCGCGTTAGCTGGATTTATTGGTAGGGCAGAGGCACCAAAAGCAAGTGGTGACCCATATATTAAAGGTAGCCGTTAA